In Desulfobacterales bacterium, the sequence GAATGGAAAAATATGAGGAGGCCCTGTATGTCGAGTAATGACACCTACGATCTAATTATCATCGGTGGCGGACCGGGGGGATTGACAGCCGGCATTTATGCCATGCGCGCTGCACTCAAAACGGCTCTCATCGAATTGGGTGTACCCGGTGGCCAGATGAACAACTCCGATTCAGTTGAGAACTGGCCCGGTGATGAACACATCGGCGGTTCTGAGCTGGGCGTCAGATTTCATCAACACGCCCAATCTTATGGATTGGAGATTCTTTCTCAGGAGGTTGTGGAACTTGAACCCGGTCTCGACATTCACACCGTTAAGCTCGCCAACGGCGACCAATTGAGCGCCCACGCGGTTATCTTGGCAACCGGCGGCAGCCCGCGCAAACTGGATATTCCCGGTGAAGAAGAACACTATGGCAAGGGTGTTTCTTATTGTGCGGTTTGTGACGGTTTTTTCTTTAGAGACAAAACCGTTGTAGTGGTTGGCGGTGGTGACACGGCTGCAGAAGAAGCCCTCTATCTTGCCAAATTGACCAAACAGGTATATCTGGTCCACCGCCGCGATGCCTTACGCGCTAGTGCACTTTTGCAGCAACGCGTCAAAGCTGAATGTAAAATCGAGATCTTGTGGAACACGGTGGCAACAGAAATCAAGGCCAATGATGAGGGTGTATGCGCAGTGGATTTACAGGATACGCAAACCAGTGAAAAAAGAGAGCTGGCAGCAGACGGTGTATTTATTTTCATCGGCTTCGAACCGAATAATAATCTGGTACCGGCCGGAACGAAGATGAATGCCGATGGTTATGTAGTCACCGACGAAAAATGCGAGACCAACGCCCCCGGAATTTATGTCATCGGTGATCTTAGAGAAAAAGCATATCGACAGATCGTCATATCGGCATCCGATGGCGCCACGGCTGCGCTGTCAGCTGCTCACTATATTGAAACACGAAAATCTGAAGAAGCCTGCGAATTGCCTGAAGAGCTCCAAACCCAATAACAGTAAATCCGAACAGCTTCGTGTCCTTGGCCGTAAATCTTATTCGGGTTATGATTAAATCCGTTCATTCACCGCGAAGCGCACCAAGATGCACGAAGTTAAAATAAAGAATTTTTCATTCGTTACTTTGTGCCCTTCGTGAACTTCGTGGTAAAATCTAATGATAAGCTATTACTGATATTCTTAAGTGCAGCGTAATATGTCCGGTGTGATGCGTTTATTGTTGAAATTTCTAATCTTAGCCATCATGCTGCTAGGCTTGCCGCTGATAGGGATATGGGCGGCTGGATTCCCGCTTAGCGATTATCTGGAATTTCCTCCCCAAACCCGTTATGTTCGTCACGCCCCATTTTCCGGTCTGGCATTTTTTATTTACAGCCTTCTTATTGCTGCCTGCACGACACCGCTGATTATTCGCGCTTTAAAACCAGCGCCGCAAAGAGCACCCAACATTCAGCGACATAAACGACCATTTCCAGCATGGGGATGGCTTGGCCTGATCCTGGGAATAGGGACCTGGATCTTAGCATGGTCGCGATTCAGCTGGTTTGCCGCATTACAGCCGCACACCTTTACCCCTCTGTGGGTTGCCTTTATTATCGTCATCAATGCATTTGGATATCGGCAGAACGGGTATTGCATGCTGCTTTGTCGTCCGATTTTTTTTCTACTACTTTTTCCCATCAGCGCTGCCTTTTGGTGGTTTTTTGAATATCTGAACCGATTTGTGCAAAACTGGTACTATATCGGACCCGAGTTTAGCGCCTGGGAGTATTTTTGGTACGCCACCTTGCCATTTGCTACGGTGTTGCCAGCAGTATTGGGCCTCAGAGACGCGTTACGGTCTAGCCGATGGCTTCCGCTAAAGTTTGACCATTTCAAACCGCTGCAATTACAGCATCCCAAAATTATTGCCGCCCTGCTACTTGCACTGTCCGCTGCAGGACTGGCCGGCATCGGGGTCTGGCCCAATATCTTGTTCCCGCTGCTTTGGGTGGCGCCGCTGCTCATTATCCTATGCCTTCAAACACTGATGGGCGAGCGACATCTTTTAACCGATCTGACGGTGGGAAATTGGACGCCGCTAGTGGCCGCTGTTTTGGCAGCATTTATCTGCGGCTTATTCTGGGAAATGTGGAATGTGTTCAGCCTGGCCAAATGGAAGTACAGCATTCCCTTGGTGCACCGTTATCAGATATTTGAAATGCCGCTGCTGGGGTATGCCGGCTATCTTCCTTTTGGTCTGCAGTGTGCAGTGGTTGGCAATTTGTTGGAAAATATCACACCTGCGCCCCAGTGATGTTGGCCTTTGCATGGACCAATATGGCCAGGCACAAAAATCGCTTTTACCACAACAAATCTTATATTTAATCTTGACATACCCCCACATATTGTATATCGCGGAACAGTGTGGTATACTCTAACTAAGCGCTTAAGGTGCCCCACTTCACGCAAAATTGGCGGACTGTTTTTTTCATGTCAGCGCCAAAAAAAATAAGACAAGGCCAAGCATAAAACCGCTCAGGGTGAAGACGGCTTTGAGAATTCCGTTGACGACCATCAATATGGGTGCACTGAATGCAAAGGCCATTGTCCTTATGGTTGTAAAATAAATCACGGAGGTTGTTTCTTTTCAAATAGGTATTACCATCTGAATCTGCCCGATACGCGCTCTGCAACGAAAAGCTGCTGATGCGCACAGGGCGTTGGCTGTAGTTGCTCACTGGCTGAGAAAATGTTGATCAGGTTTTAAACATATGCATAAGAACATTGGATTTATCTCAACTCGACTTGCCGGCACGGATGGTGTTTCACTTGAATCCAGCAAATGGGCGGACGTTCTGCAGCAAAGCGGGCATAAATGCTTTTGGTTTGCCGGTGCGGTAGACCGCAAGACGGAATATAGCTTCCATGTTCCTGAAGCCCATTTCAAAAACGAGCAAAATCAATGGATCAACCAGCAGGTCTTTGGTCAAAAGGGACGCGAACAGCCGGTTACAAAGGCCATCCACGAGCTGCGCTCTCGTCTGAAATTTAAACTTCATGAGTTCATCAAAAAATTTAATATCGACCTGCTCATTGCCGAAAATGCGTTAACCATCCCCTTGCATGTGCCTCTGGGATTGGCCATTACGGAAACCATTGCAGAAACACAATTGCCGACCATCGCGCACCATCATGATTTTTACTGGGAACGCGTCCGCTTTTCGGTCAATGCCGTTGGTGACTATATCCAAATGGCATTTCCGCCAAATCTGAACAATATTCGGCATGTCGTCATCAACTCAGCTGCACAGGAACAGCTGGCCCTGCGAACCGGAATTGCTTCAACGATCATTCCCAATGTGTTGGATTTCGAAAATCCGCCCAAAATCAGCAAAAAGCGAACCGACGTTTTTCGCCAATCCATTGGCCTTAAAAGCGATGATCGCATGATTTTACAGCCCACGCGTATCATTCAACGCAAAGGTATTGAATTTGCGATTGAACTGGTCAAGGAACTTAAAAATACGCAAAATAAGCTCGTCATATCCCACGAAGCCGGGGATGAAGGTTTTGAATATGCGGAATGGCTGAAGGAATATGCCTGTGAACATGATGTCGATCTGCGCCTGGTCTCCATTCAGGTTACAGACCCGTGGTCGGAGAACGGTAACAACAGCACCAAGTATTCACTATGGGATGTTTACCCGTACGCTGATTTTATTACTTACCCCAGCTTATACGAGGGCTTTGGCAATGCCTTTCTAGAGGCCATTTATTTTAGAAAACCGATTCTGATCAATCGCTACTCCACGTTTGTGCGCGATATCGAACCGCTGGGATTTGATCTGGTGGTGATGGATGGCTTCCTGTCCAAACAAACGGTCCAAAATGTAGTGGAAATTCTGGGATCAGCAAAACGCAGAAAAAAAATGGTCAAGAGCAATTATGAGGTCGCCTCACGCCATTACTCCTATCAGGTGCTGAGAAATCAACTTTCCAGCATTCTACAAAGTTTCTTTGGTGACACTATCGGGCAGCTCACCTCCCAGAGCCGTCCGGCAAAATCCAAAGGATATCTGTACATCAATTCACATCAGGTCATGTACAAACATATCGACAGCCAGCGCTGCGGCCCCAATCCAAAAAAGAAAAGTTCAAGTGCACGGCGTTAAGCACAACTCCTTTTTCATTGGATACCCTATTATCAACCGATTTGAATAATGCGCCCGATGGTTGAATCGGACCATTTCGATCTTACTTTATACCTTAACCATTATTGGCTATCTATCAGCATTTATCGCTTTAAAAGTTGTAGGGCCAAAGGATAGGCCATGTCGTTTGAAACTATTCGCGGATTAAAAGGTAAGGTATATGTACCTGATCCGCTGGAAAAAGGTTCTCAGAAGCACCCGTGCAAAGACTGTTATGTGTGCCAGCTTTGCAATGACGATCGCTGCCGGGTATGCCGTGATGGGCAAAAGGCCTGCCAGTGTGACACGCTGGCTAAACGCTAGCCTGACAGTTTGATGTGCATTGACAAGTTGAGCAAATCTTCCAATATAAAACTATCTTAGCACCAAAATAAGGAGTTAAATTATGAATCGCTTGAGCTGTCATTTTGAAAGGATTTCAGATACGGTCGTGGGACTGTTTTTGCTTTTCCTCGGTCTAATACTCACAATAATTAGTTTTTCCATCCTTCCAGTGATTGGCTTGGTTATTGCCATTCCGGTGCTGGTTCTGGCTGTTTCATTCTTAGGCGCTAAAAAGAGCAAAGAGTGTGCCCTGGTCAGCAGGAAGGCAAGAAAACTGTTTACAGATTGATCACCGAATAAAAAACCCCTGTCGGCGTCAAGCCGCCGGAAAATCGCAACCGTTTCGAAGGCCATCGTGGCCTTCAGGGTTGAAATCAACAACGGCAGATAACCAACAGCCAATTTTCGCCATGAAACGCCCGATAAATATTGGGCGTTTTGATGTGGGCAAGCGCTCAGCCGACTGACC encodes:
- the trxB gene encoding thioredoxin-disulfide reductase produces the protein MSSNDTYDLIIIGGGPGGLTAGIYAMRAALKTALIELGVPGGQMNNSDSVENWPGDEHIGGSELGVRFHQHAQSYGLEILSQEVVELEPGLDIHTVKLANGDQLSAHAVILATGGSPRKLDIPGEEEHYGKGVSYCAVCDGFFFRDKTVVVVGGGDTAAEEALYLAKLTKQVYLVHRRDALRASALLQQRVKAECKIEILWNTVATEIKANDEGVCAVDLQDTQTSEKRELAADGVFIFIGFEPNNNLVPAGTKMNADGYVVTDEKCETNAPGIYVIGDLREKAYRQIVISASDGATAALSAAHYIETRKSEEACELPEELQTQ
- a CDS encoding glycosyltransferase family 4 protein, encoding MHKNIGFISTRLAGTDGVSLESSKWADVLQQSGHKCFWFAGAVDRKTEYSFHVPEAHFKNEQNQWINQQVFGQKGREQPVTKAIHELRSRLKFKLHEFIKKFNIDLLIAENALTIPLHVPLGLAITETIAETQLPTIAHHHDFYWERVRFSVNAVGDYIQMAFPPNLNNIRHVVINSAAQEQLALRTGIASTIIPNVLDFENPPKISKKRTDVFRQSIGLKSDDRMILQPTRIIQRKGIEFAIELVKELKNTQNKLVISHEAGDEGFEYAEWLKEYACEHDVDLRLVSIQVTDPWSENGNNSTKYSLWDVYPYADFITYPSLYEGFGNAFLEAIYFRKPILINRYSTFVRDIEPLGFDLVVMDGFLSKQTVQNVVEILGSAKRRKKMVKSNYEVASRHYSYQVLRNQLSSILQSFFGDTIGQLTSQSRPAKSKGYLYINSHQVMYKHIDSQRCGPNPKKKSSSARR